A single genomic interval of Arthrobacter globiformis harbors:
- a CDS encoding winged helix-turn-helix domain-containing protein: MAVHAHSPRGSSAPWGAGPGTASARGTAKARGLAVWVAPPEGQDIDPEVLARAAELLLARALRFAPEAEVHWPAARAATSAAGTHPGTPPGEGEPNGAPDGGTPVPPSSSLEDSLQPDSSELESAETDDGGAPHLAPSAGHVSRVAVDLSRSEVLLDGVRVPLTGVEFKLLRYLVEHCSRTVDREELRLFLESFDSPGAATRSIDVYVGRVRRKLRGGRHAIATVRGGGYRFICGPAATVRGPAEYSI, encoded by the coding sequence GTGGCTGTGCATGCCCATTCACCGCGCGGCTCTTCGGCGCCGTGGGGCGCCGGCCCTGGAACTGCCAGTGCCCGCGGGACCGCCAAGGCCCGCGGCCTGGCCGTCTGGGTAGCTCCGCCCGAAGGCCAGGACATCGACCCCGAAGTCCTGGCCCGGGCCGCCGAGCTGCTGCTGGCGCGGGCCCTTCGATTTGCTCCGGAGGCGGAAGTCCACTGGCCCGCCGCCCGAGCTGCAACTTCCGCCGCCGGGACGCACCCAGGCACGCCCCCAGGGGAGGGGGAACCCAATGGTGCGCCCGACGGCGGAACTCCCGTGCCGCCGTCGTCCTCCCTGGAGGATTCCCTGCAACCGGACTCCTCGGAACTGGAGTCCGCCGAAACGGACGACGGCGGCGCACCCCACCTCGCGCCGTCGGCCGGGCACGTCAGCCGGGTGGCCGTGGACCTTTCCCGGTCCGAAGTGCTGCTGGACGGCGTGCGGGTGCCGCTGACCGGCGTCGAGTTCAAGCTGCTGCGCTACTTGGTGGAACACTGTTCACGGACCGTTGACCGGGAGGAGCTGCGGCTGTTCCTGGAGTCGTTCGACAGCCCCGGCGCCGCAACCCGTTCCATCGACGTCTATGTGGGCCGGGTCCGGCGGAAGTTGCGCGGCGGCCGGCACGCGATCGCCACGGTCCGCGGCGGCGGCTACCGCTTCATCTGCGGGCCTGCAGCCACCGTGCGCGGCCCGGCGGAATACAGTATCTAG
- the purU gene encoding formyltetrahydrofolate deformylase — protein sequence MTAIQTENRTSGQANSAVEHVLTLDCPEGPGIVHAVSGFLLEHECDIIDNKQFGDRAEGHFFMRVHFASDGNEATLEQLRAGFTPVAEKYDMKWRLERNGSRRKVLIMVSKFGHCLNDLLFRARVGELPIDVVGVVSNHTDHQTLVEWHGIPFFHVPVTAATKPQAEARLLDIVDELDVELVVLARYMQVLSDDLARKLDGRAINIHHSFLPSFKGAKPYHQAYARGVKTVGATAHYVNAELDEGPIIAQQVVEVDHTFGPEDLVAAGRDTECKALSNAVRWHCEGRIILNGNRTVVLK from the coding sequence ATGACTGCTATTCAGACTGAGAACCGCACCTCCGGGCAGGCGAACAGCGCCGTCGAGCACGTGCTGACCCTGGACTGCCCCGAAGGCCCGGGCATCGTGCACGCCGTCTCCGGCTTCCTGCTGGAACACGAGTGCGACATCATCGACAACAAGCAGTTCGGCGACCGGGCCGAAGGCCACTTCTTCATGCGTGTGCACTTCGCCTCGGACGGCAACGAAGCTACGCTGGAGCAGCTCCGCGCCGGATTCACCCCGGTGGCCGAGAAGTACGACATGAAGTGGCGGCTGGAACGGAACGGGTCCCGCCGCAAGGTCCTGATCATGGTCTCGAAGTTCGGCCACTGCCTCAACGACCTGCTTTTCCGGGCCCGGGTGGGGGAGCTTCCCATCGACGTTGTGGGCGTGGTTTCCAACCATACGGACCATCAGACACTCGTGGAGTGGCACGGCATCCCGTTCTTCCACGTCCCCGTCACGGCGGCCACCAAGCCGCAGGCGGAGGCACGGCTGCTGGACATCGTGGACGAGCTCGATGTTGAGCTGGTGGTGCTGGCCCGGTACATGCAGGTCCTCAGCGACGACCTGGCACGGAAGCTGGATGGCAGGGCGATCAACATCCACCACTCGTTCCTGCCGTCGTTCAAGGGGGCCAAGCCGTACCACCAGGCCTACGCCCGCGGCGTGAAAACCGTGGGCGCCACCGCGCACTACGTGAACGCCGAGCTCGATGAGGGCCCGATCATCGCGCAGCAGGTGGTGGAGGTGGACCACACCTTCGGCCCCGAGGATCTGGTCGCCGCCGGCCGGGACACCGAGTGCAAGGCGCTCAGCAACGCCGTCCGCTGGCACTGCGAAGGCCGCATCATCCTGAACGGCAATCGGACCGTCGTCCTGAAGTAG
- a CDS encoding sarcosine oxidase subunit gamma, giving the protein MANTAAFTGINGLREIRRSPASHLAEAFDTGSVQGTVTLKEGPFQTMAGVRVDLGSEAGTRIGSVTGGLPTRCGEVRGTDRVSALWLGPQEFLVVAPEDAHDSLGGDLIGSLKSALGDAAGQVVDLSANRTTFELSGPRARAVLEKGCALDLHPRTLKPGTALNTEVGNIPVVLFKTGEESFRLFPRASFADYLGRWLLDSMREFASPEVP; this is encoded by the coding sequence ATGGCTAACACCGCAGCTTTCACAGGCATCAATGGACTCCGGGAAATCCGCCGCAGCCCAGCTTCACACCTGGCCGAAGCATTCGACACCGGGTCCGTGCAGGGAACAGTCACCCTCAAAGAGGGCCCGTTCCAGACCATGGCCGGCGTCCGGGTTGACCTCGGCTCCGAGGCCGGCACCAGGATCGGTTCCGTCACCGGCGGCCTGCCGACGCGGTGCGGCGAAGTCCGCGGCACGGACCGGGTAAGCGCCCTGTGGCTCGGCCCGCAGGAGTTCCTGGTCGTGGCGCCGGAAGACGCCCACGACTCACTGGGCGGGGACCTGATCGGTTCCCTGAAGTCGGCCCTGGGCGACGCCGCCGGGCAGGTGGTGGACCTGTCCGCCAACCGCACCACTTTTGAGCTGTCCGGCCCGCGGGCCCGTGCAGTGCTGGAGAAGGGCTGCGCCCTGGACCTGCACCCGCGCACCCTCAAGCCCGGCACCGCCCTGAACACCGAGGTCGGCAACATCCCGGTGGTCCTGTTCAAGACCGGGGAGGAGAGCTTCCGGCTGTTCCCCCGCGCCTCGTTCGCGGACTACCTGGGCCGCTGGCTCCTGGATTCCATGAGGGAGTTCGCTTCCCCCGAGGTGCCCTAA
- a CDS encoding L-serine ammonia-lyase: MALSALDLFSVGIGPSSSHTVGPMRAAKQFADGLKGGGLLSSTTRVQAELFGSLGATGRGHGSDKAVVLGLQGLDPETVDTSTADDQVAAAALDAELRIGGDHRVDFNWDEDVVLHRRKSLPAHPNGMTFRALDHAGTVLSERSFYSIGGGFVVDGDADANAKVVADETPLPYPFTTANELLEICSRENMSISDVMLANELVWRSEAELREELLKLWAVMRECVDNGCAAEGILPGGLNVPRRAPSLFQTLTADTGVTDPLRAMEWVNLYALAVNEENAAGGRIVTAPTNGAAGIVPAVLHYYMKFVPGADDDGVVRFLLAAAAVGILFKINASISGAEVGCQGEVGSACSMAAAGLCEVLGGTPEQVENAAEVGIEHNLGLTCDPVGGLVQIPCIERNAIASVKAINAARLALHGDGSHKVSLDKAIKTMRETGADMKTKYKETSRGGLAVNVIEC, translated from the coding sequence ATGGCGCTCAGCGCGCTGGACCTGTTTTCTGTTGGCATCGGGCCGTCGTCGTCACACACGGTCGGCCCGATGCGGGCGGCGAAGCAGTTCGCCGACGGGCTCAAGGGTGGCGGGCTGCTAAGCTCCACCACCCGGGTCCAGGCGGAGCTCTTCGGGTCCCTCGGTGCCACGGGCCGGGGCCACGGCTCCGACAAGGCCGTGGTGCTGGGCCTGCAGGGCCTTGACCCGGAAACCGTGGACACCTCCACCGCCGATGACCAGGTGGCAGCCGCCGCCCTGGACGCCGAACTGCGGATCGGCGGGGACCACCGGGTGGACTTCAACTGGGACGAGGACGTGGTGCTGCACCGGCGCAAGTCGCTGCCGGCCCACCCCAACGGCATGACCTTCCGCGCCCTGGACCACGCGGGCACGGTGCTGAGCGAACGGAGCTTCTACTCCATCGGCGGCGGCTTCGTCGTTGACGGCGACGCCGACGCCAACGCCAAGGTGGTGGCGGACGAAACCCCGCTGCCGTACCCCTTCACCACGGCCAACGAGCTCCTGGAGATCTGCAGCCGCGAAAACATGTCGATCTCGGACGTGATGCTCGCCAATGAACTGGTGTGGCGCAGCGAGGCGGAGCTCCGCGAGGAGCTGCTGAAGCTGTGGGCCGTCATGCGCGAATGCGTGGACAACGGCTGCGCCGCGGAAGGCATCCTTCCCGGCGGGCTCAACGTTCCGCGGCGGGCGCCGTCGTTGTTCCAGACCCTGACGGCGGACACCGGCGTCACCGATCCGCTCCGCGCCATGGAGTGGGTGAACCTCTACGCGCTGGCCGTCAACGAGGAGAATGCGGCCGGCGGCCGCATCGTCACCGCCCCCACCAACGGGGCGGCCGGAATCGTGCCGGCAGTCCTGCACTACTACATGAAGTTTGTTCCCGGAGCGGACGACGACGGTGTGGTCCGCTTCCTGCTGGCGGCGGCCGCCGTCGGGATTCTGTTCAAGATCAACGCCTCCATCTCCGGTGCTGAGGTGGGCTGCCAGGGCGAAGTGGGCTCCGCCTGCTCCATGGCGGCCGCCGGGCTCTGCGAGGTGCTGGGCGGCACGCCCGAACAGGTGGAAAACGCCGCCGAGGTGGGGATCGAACACAACCTCGGGCTGACCTGCGACCCCGTGGGCGGGCTGGTGCAGATCCCCTGCATCGAGCGCAACGCCATCGCCAGCGTCAAGGCCATCAACGCCGCCCGCCTTGCCCTGCACGGGGACGGCAGCCACAAGGTGTCGTTGGACAAGGCCATCAAGACCATGCGCGAAACCGGCGCCGACATGAAAACCAAGTACAAGGAAACCTCTCGAGGAGGCCTCGCCGTGAATGTAATTGAGTGCTGA
- the bcp gene encoding thioredoxin-dependent thiol peroxidase, with amino-acid sequence MSPKLTTKLQPGTQAPDFTLRDAEGKQTTLADYRGKNVIVYFYPEAATPGCTTEACDFRDNLASFQGSGYAVLGISPDAPEKLANFTGDFGLTFPLLADEDHAVALAYGAWGEKLIDGEVQEGIVRSTVVLDPEGKVTLAQYQVKAQGHVQALREQLGV; translated from the coding sequence ATGAGCCCCAAACTGACCACCAAGCTCCAGCCCGGAACCCAGGCGCCGGACTTTACCCTGCGGGACGCTGAAGGCAAGCAGACCACGCTGGCCGACTACCGCGGCAAGAACGTCATTGTGTACTTCTACCCGGAAGCGGCCACCCCCGGCTGCACCACGGAGGCCTGCGACTTCCGCGACAACCTGGCCTCCTTCCAGGGCTCCGGCTACGCGGTGCTGGGCATCTCCCCCGACGCGCCGGAGAAGCTGGCGAACTTCACGGGCGACTTCGGGCTCACCTTCCCGCTCCTGGCTGACGAGGACCACGCGGTTGCCCTGGCCTACGGCGCCTGGGGCGAGAAGCTCATCGACGGCGAAGTCCAGGAGGGCATCGTCCGCTCCACCGTGGTCCTGGATCCCGAAGGCAAGGTCACGCTGGCCCAGTACCAGGTCAAGGCACAGGGCCACGTCCAGGCCCTCCGCGAACAGCTCGGCGTCTAA